The genomic window AGAGTGTCAACGTTATTCCGtgtattgaaatatatttccacTTAAATCGCAAATAGACATATGCATAAATAACATATCGAACCTTAGACATGCTTTCACAACAACTTCGGCTGGTTCCTGATATTCTCCAAATCCAGTTGAATATGTGGCGAAGAGGCCCTAGGAGATTGGGGATTCACTTGCTCCAGTTGCTCCTCGGGCAGCAGGCGGTATTTCTTGAGATACTTGTACGATGCATTGGAAATGTCGTTGGGACTCTGTGAGTGACTGATGTTGTCGATCTGACGCAGTGGCTCAGGATTAGGGGACTTTGGCGAGGCCCCCAGGCGCATCTCCTTCATCAGCTCATCAACGGGTTGGCGCAAATACTTCAGCGCCAGCTCGTTCATCACCAAGCTCTTCTCGGTGTTTGGCTTGGCCAGTTGAGGGATCCGCTTAGCCTGAGGCGTAATGGCCCGGTACCCCGTAGATTGGGCTATTGGTGGATTTGGACGAGGAGACGGAAATTGCGGAATCACTCGAGCCTGTGGCGAGGGAAGTGGTTCTTCCTCCTCTGCTATGTAATCCTGAATAATCGGAGATAAGCGTCTACCTGCTAAGGAGGATTTTTATCGGGTTGTTTGCATACTCTTTCGCTTTACCTACCATTATTGGTAGTCAAAATATCACACTGGCTGGCAGTGGTGCTGCTGGCTTTTGAGATGCCTTCGGGTTTcgctggctgctgttgctgcaaaaTCAGCTCGCAGAGATTCCTAAGCTGTTGTTGCTCATGGCGCATGGACTCCACAAGGGATACCAGAGCCGACAGGTCACTCTTATTGGCCAGGTTGCTAACGTCGATGTCGGAGTAGACGACCTGTGGCAGTGAGTTTCGCGGAGGAGATGGGTTGAAGGGATCGGTCTGTGTGCCAGCACAAATGGTAAGGACATCAGCGTTGGACGAGCTGGACAAGCGCCTGGATTGATAGACCTGTGGCTTGGGTTCGGCATTATACCCCCCAGCATTGCAGTTTAACTGATTGGTAGTCTGCTGCGCATCGCCTGCGTAGTGGCGATCCCGGGGCATCACCAGGTATTCCTTCGAGGAGCACGGGCTATTGCTGCTTGGAGCGGTGCGCGGTCCCAGTTCCGTGGCCAAAATGGGCGAAAAGTTGACCCTGGGCAGCATTTGCTTTTTCCAGGACGCAAAGGTGGGTGCAGCACGAGGGGATGACTCCTGATGTGACTGCTGCGCCTGCATCTGCGGATCCTGTGGCGGCTGACCAAACAATATGGACACCTCCGGCACGGTGGGCCCTATTATTTCATTGGTGTGGCCCATGGGCACTGCTGCACTCGGTCTGGGCGCTAGCCTGGGCAACATATCTTCCGTTTCGGGCACAAACATTTGGAGagtatttgtttatatttgcttattaaattaaaatcgaGCGGGAGAATCTGTCCAATTGGAGCTCAATCGAATTAGGGGTGGAACTAGGGCTGACGTAAAACGCAATTTTATCGATACCTCAGCGAGTTCACCCTACACTTAGCCAAGTTTCAAAGTGTAGCAATCGCAATGCACAGCACAGCCTATGGAGATAGCATGAGTCACCCTGTTGACTGTGTGTCATAGCAAAAACTGAAATCTCTCGAGGAAAAATGCCTGTTTTGGAGCACATCGAAGCCATGGCCGAGACTCCGACTCCAGCTGGGAACAGCCCTGCACAGGCAGACGATGATACCCCGCCCCAGGCAGTCCGGGAACTGACGCAGACGGATTATCTGAACCGACGCCTCCTCAAATCGCTTCTGGAAAACATGCAGGCCACCGAAGTTCTGGCGCAGGAAAACGGGAACGGATCCAACGAGGAGGACAACGAATTCGAAGAATAAATCCTTTTATTAGAGTACAGTAAAACTAGTGAGCTAAAACGGATCAACAATCGTCAAATTCGGGGGCCACCTATATGCGACGGCGCTTGTTGGTCTGCACCGGCGGCGGCGTGGTGGAGGGGCTGATGGATTCATTGGACATGGAGCCGCGTGTGCGCTTGGCCGGACGCTTGGGCAGCTGCTCCTGGGGCTTGGAAACGTGCTTCTTGTCGCCTTCCTTGGCAGAATTTGCCGGTACCGGCGCTTTGGTTGCAAGTGGAgctgtaaaacaaaaatacttAAAGGTGAACCTTGATGACAACTAACGTGTTACCTTTGCCATTCGTCTCTGTGGTTGGAAGAGCCGACTGCGCCTCTCCACTCTCTTCGTTGGCATGCAGCTCCACCGTCTTTTTGGTCTGTAGCGTTCCGTAATCCTTCTCCGGCAGACTGAACTCGCGCTCCTCGTTGGGAAAGGGCAGCGACTCCAGATCGTCCAGTTCCTTCAGCTTGTACATGGTCCCCAGGTGGCGCCAGATCAGCTCGCTGGGCATTTCACGGTTGAGCGACTTGGACAAACGCTGGACGATGCAGGACATGTAGAAATGCTTGTTGATTCCCACCGGGCGCAGACCCTCCATTGCGTGGAacagctgcagctcctcctcggcGGACCACTCGTGGTCGATGGGGGCCGGCAAGGGAGCCGCCGATGCGGCCACAGCCAGACCCTTGTCCTTGGCCATCATTTTGCAGAGAGCATGGAACTGAAAAGTGGGCCGAATTGAATGTTTTCCTGCGCAAATATTAGCGATGGCACGCGGGCGAGCTCACGCGGCAAACAATCGCCGCGAGGCACATCGCTAATTTGGGTGTGTATCCACATTTATTCGTCAACTTTGCTCGATTTTGGCCCGTTGCATTCgagaataaaaaaaacatataaatcGGAGCTGGTAATTAACAAATAGTGTGCCAATATAGTAATGTGTTGTGTGTGCATCCGTCGAAATCTTTACTTCCCCACTATAATCCCAATGCTAACCACACGGCGCAGTACGCaatcgtgtgtgtgtgtgtgttttctcCTCCTCGTACTTCTacataaaattttttttgggtgtttCCAACAAATTGACTAATGTTTTTTGTACATAACTCGGGATTTCCATGTGCTGGCACAAGTAACACCCATCAACACCACGCCCACTTTGGCCAGTAAATAACCTTGCACTTGTTTGCGACTAGGCTTCCAGTTCGCCTGGAAAGTTAATCAGCAATGCGATCGATGAAACTAATGGGGAAACCTGGGTTTACATGTGCCACAAAATACACATATGCGTAAATTGACTCACAAGCTATCCTAACTTCCCGCCTAGTACTAAACTAAACTATGTACACCATTCTATCAACTATCTCTGTCTAGAATCGCGGAAATGTATACATATAGCTTTGTGTCGCCTGTTTGATGTTGTGCCCCTATGGGAAAGCCTGTACAAAGAATCAGATATCTAAATTACATATAACCAAACTTGTTATTTCCAGCCAGCCATTAAGATCCATCCAAACCAGTATACCCAGAATCATACGATAAGATAAGCCAAAGACCAAGCCCTTCGGCGAAGCCACACAAGCACTAGAACCACCAAGCACACCACCCCAAATCCACTATCCTGTAATTGCATTTCCCAGTATCCGTAACACTGAGAACCTTTTCAACCATAGGCCTATCCGAGACAGCCATCATGGACGTAATGTCATCAtccctgcagcagcagcgcgtTGTGGTCGAGCAACTGCGTCGCGAGGCGGCTATCGACCGCCAGACGATCTCGGAGTCTTGCGCCAAGATGATGAAGTACATAACGGAGCACGAGCAGGAGGACTACCTGCTCACCGGGTTCACCAGCCAGAAGGTGAATCCCTTCCGCGAGAAGTCGTCGTGCACCGTCCTCTAAGGAGGCGGAGCGGAAGGTCCGCCGTTGCCGAGGAGTCAGCGATCGCCGGCGGAcgtttagtttatttttagtttagcAAGATGGATTAGGACGCAAACGTGTGCAGTACTTCTCCAGTACCAGTCAACGTCACCTGGAACAATATATATACGTGTgcaaaagccacaaaaactACGATTGTCATAAGCAATATCATTACAAGAAGTTtgaattccaattccaattgcgagaaatatatatatatttaaatcgATATATCAATGTGTACCAGCCACGTTAACAAGTAATGTAATGTCCGAAACCAGAAACCCAAACTCAATGTCAAATCTGAATCTATATCTAAATCTAAATCGAAGCATTTGTTCCAAAGATATCAGAGTTGTTTCCTTCCCGATGAGTAACGCCGTTAATGTACACGAATATCCCAACTATAACGACAATTAATACGCTGACTATAGCATCTACTACTCTACCTAAACCGAAACACTTATCTATACAAAACTATCAACTTAGTCAGACATACAAATTTATCAATAAACGTAAACTCAGTCGAAacgaaaatacatatattttgctTTCTTATTTCGAGAAATATCTGTTGTATTtgttgaaaattgaaaagatAACAAGACGAGAGAAAGAAGGACAAGTTGTATTGAAGATGTATGTATTTTGaagcttattaattattaaccACCAGCGGGTGGATTGACACCATTAACAACAAATGTACGCAAATATCTTATTGAATTACTTAAAAGCTTTAACACGAAGCAGAATTGCTACCCACAACAACAAGCTAGTTGAACTTATCGCAATATTTAGTGCGTTTATTATCCAGTTTTTCTTAGTCAAAATATATAACGAACGTTGCAGTAAGCGGCAAGAACATATAATACCAAAGAACTCGAAAATGTAACCAATATTTATCTCTAGCGTAGTTTCTCCATTTTAATTCACTACGGCGTAGCAAGCCAATATCTAGTTCAATGAAAGCAAACAGTTTCGCAAGaccaataatttatttcatttcgccACAACACCACACAGAAGTCCTCAGAATTTGAAAACTGTCCGTTTCTTCAGTTTAACGAGAATGACGAAAAGAATGTGTGATTCTTCCTCCTCAAAGGCAAGCATGCCGCACCCATTTCATTCTCATAAACGTGTCGAACGcgattaattaaaatgttattggCATGAAAGAACAGTAACAACACAAGCaagatatttttgtataactAACATGGCATAGGGCACATTTGTTCGGTATTGGAATGATAAGCTATGATTATCCTGTAGGGAAAGCACGCGGATGATATCACACACAAAttgttattttgaaattagATTCTCGTCTTACTGAGACGGACTGTCCAAGTCGCAAGCTTAGCGTCGAACGGAATAATGAAGTTATAGTTTAGTTGATCGGTTCTTCcaaaattgcatttaactAGAAGTTTTGAATTGGCGGTGATTTTAGTTCTTGACGTAGCAAAATTCAGACAGTGTTTACTTATTACTAAGAATCACACATTTTTGCAGAGGACATTTTCGTTTGGAACCTTTGTAAAAGGTTTTGAGCTCCAGTTTGCTGTCGTGAGCAAACAGCAAAATGTAGTCCAAAGCCGACAATTCGACAGGTGTTTTGGGGGCCCCACTTATCGAAACTGCAGTCGGTTAGCGAGTCCAAGTTCCTGCTTAAACATTCCACATAGAACAGTTTTCGATTCAACGGACACTTCGCATCGAGACTTTTAGTTATCACCCGAAATTTGCCCGAGGACAGCCGGACCATCCAATGGAGCACGGATGGATCGGCTACGTCCTCGGATGTCATTTTGTATAACTTATTCATAGGGGGTAGATATTTGGAAACAAAAGCTATCAGAAGCACACGTACTTACAATCATGGTCATCGAACATACTTTAACATCTTTTATTCACTTTAAAAGAAAAGCGACAACGAGATCGTATTTTATTcgaaaattaatacaaatcTTTTGCGATGCAAACGGGGACGAGTCCTCACAAATAATCTTGAATTGTATCTGCAAATaagcatttgaaatattgtactcaacaaaatgaataatcgtttgcttaaatttcaaaaataaaaagcgatAACTTACTTAGATTCGTTATCTAGCGGTGGCACCGGGTTAGgtgcgaaaaaaaatgttttatttcaaattcCCCCAAAGGATCACGCTTTAGTTCAGTTTTCGTAAGTTAAGTTTATTAATACAAGAAACTGTGTGCATGGCTGTGTATGTGGGTGAGGGTAAGAGTGgttaatgaaatttataatttccatGGGACTCGTTTATGAAAATACAATGCACTCTTTATGGGAGCGGGAGAAACTAGTTATAGTAAGACGAACGAATCACAGAGGAGCCGCTTAACTCTCATCATCGCTGCCGGCAGCCTGTCGCGGCTTGGGACCTCCGGCGCGCTTGGCCATGATGATCTGGTCCACCTTCAAGATGGTTGCGGCCGCGCCTACGGCGTACTTAAGACCCCAGAATTTGGCCTGGTACAGATCAAAGAGCTTTGCCTTTGTTGTGTCGATGGTGCTGGCCTTTTCAGCCTCAATGTCAAAGCCGATTGTCTTTCCGGCCTCGGAGTTGTGAGCCAAATACAACTGGTTGACGATATCCGTGCCATTGATGCCGGAGTTCTCGGCCAGAGCCTTGGGGAAAACTTCCAGCGCGTTGGCGAACTTGCGCACGGCGTACTGGTCTAGTCCCGGCAGAGTATCAGCATAGGCGGAAAGCTGGGTGGCCAACTCGATCTCGGTGGCACCAGCTCCGGGAAGATAGCGGCCATCCCGGGTCAGGCACTTGAAGTTGTTAACAGCGTCATCCAGGGCACGCTCAATATCATCCATAAAATTATCGGTAGCTCCACGGATAACTACGGTCGCAATGCGCGAGTCCTTGCCCTCGTTTCTACGATGGTTTAAGAAGAAATTATAATGGATTTTTTTGTGATTAATTCCATTGAAAACCCCACCTGAAGGCCACAATTGTGGTGTCTCCTAATTCCTCGATGCAAACTTTGTCGCAGTAGCCCAACTCCTCCTGACTAGGCGTGGTGATGCGCGGCAGGACAGTGGCGTTCACGGAGCGGCTCAGGCGACGCAGATCGAACTTGGAGTTGAGACGCACGGCCATTAGGCCGTATTTGTTGAGGAAGTGCAGGGCCATGTCGCCGACCTTGCCGCCGGCCACAACCACCTTTACACCTGTTTCGGCGATCGCCTTGATCTGGCTCTCCAACAGGCTCTCTTCGCCAGAGGAAAAACTCAACAGCTCATCGGCCGACTTGATCAGCACTGTTCCCTTGGTTTCAGTTTGAATGATATCGACGGGGCAGGAGAAAATCACGATCTTGGCCTTCTCTGCGTAGGTCACATCGCCTTCTACAAAGCGCTTGAAGACCATGCCGCGTACCACCTCAGACTTGGTCAGTCCGCTACCCAAGATCTTGCAGATGCGAATGTTGTCCACGTTGAAGGTGCCCTCATCCGGCAAGATGGAGACACAGGCCTTGCTTACCAGATCGTTAAGAAAGTCCTCTTGGCCGTATTGCTTCGACATGATCGATGTGCGAAGTACCTCCTTCACCTTCTCTACATTGCGATAGTCCTCGATCTTGTGGCTTACCAGAGTGGGCAGGATTTCGAGGGCCTTCTCCAAGGCCTTCTCATAGCCGTCGGAGATCTCGGCAGTGGTGATGCCCAGACGCAGCAACTCCTCAGCGGACTCCAACAGGGCTCCGGCCAGGACAACCACGAAGTTGGTACCGTCGCCTACCTCAGCATCCTGCATCTGGCTGGCCATGACGATCAGCTTGGCGGCCGGATGCTCAACATCCAGCTCCCGCATGATGGTGCCGGCATCGCTGGTCACGAACTGCTTCTCGATGTGGTTGATGATCATCTTGTTCATGCCATTTGGTCCATAGGCCGAGCGCATGGTCTGTGCAAACTCCTTGCAGGCACTGATGTTGCGGAATACCGCCTCCTCCAGCCCACTGTACATCTGAGGACACAAGTAAAACCATTAAATTAGTCATTTTTTGCTCATATGTCAAGCTCCGTTTCATGAGGATGACTAATCACGCGCCTCCCCGAGACGGcatgttttctttttagtCGAATCTCAATGAAACCGATGCCCGGCGGACTCCTCGCCAAGTTATTTTTCCTTGTTGCACTCACCCGGGCGCCATCCTTGAGCATCTGCGACACACCGGGAGCCTTGGGAACGGATAAAGCCATTTTTGTACACAGATTTCAATTTCACACGGAGTCAGTCGGTAAATTCCAGCTAGAGTTATAACCTCAAAGTGGCCGCGAACATTCTGGATGGGATAGGGATGGCATTTGCTTATCGATTATTGTAAACGGTGACTGGCTCcgttttatattaaattattttacaaatttcctATTTTTAATAAGTTGACGATTTTCTATGATTTTCGATGAATAGCacacaattaattaataaatttcagtAGTGAATAATCCACTTAATGAATccgtttattttaaatttgtaaacgCGTTTTACTTAAAAATccataaataagtaaaaaagTAACTTGAgctttaaacaaataattcgTACAGTTTCAAACGTTTACAAGCGTTTTACTTAAAAAATCCAGTAATAAGTAAAAAGGTAACTTgagcttaaaaaaataattcgtACAGTTACAAACGATTTTATTCAGTTTTAGATTTGAGGAAATTTAGTAACTTTAGGTTTGAGGAATACCCCAAATCTATCCGAAGTCTTGTTCGACATACAAGAAATTCAGCTAATTTTACATTTCGAGAAAAGCCACTTCCTAAAATAATGTAAATTCtttgctatttattttatagtcAAAGTTAAACAATCGATTTTAAAATGCTTCAAAAAACAAGCCCAAtcttttaagattttaaattttttcattcttagaattttgaaatttatgtatatattatttatcttTGTAGGGTATGGGAAGCGTCGGTATAGGACTAAAGTTTAATTGTGAGTCGTGCAATACGTGCGTGATGGGTTGCATTCCGGGAGACTAGCGTGAGCCGAGGTAAACACTAGACTTAGCGCCCATCTCTAattcaaaacataaaaaaccaTGTCGCTGGGCAAGAAGCACGTGTTGGGATTTTCGCCCAATGGTGGCCAACTATTTGCCTCGGTGGATGAGCAGGCAGTCCTACGGATATGGAACACGGAGACGAACACGCTGTATCAGGAATATACGCCCAATTTACAGACATCCGGGTCGTGCACAGCGCTCACGTGGGTATCGGTGTCCAGTCCCCGGCCCAAGAAGTCTCGGAAGAGCATCCAGTCACAGGATGCAGGTGGTGACCAGCTCTACATTGCTTTGGGAACATTCAAAGGCTCAGTGGTTATATATTCTTTAGCGGAGGGAAAGGTTAGTCggataaatagttttaaaaacaaataaaccaCTATCAATCCTTACAGATTTCTCGAACATTTAGTGGCGACAGCCATGATGGAGCAGTGACGTCAATTACATATGACAACGCTGGTCAGTTATACACCGTGGGTGCCGATTGCAGGGTTGTCGTTTGGTCCTGGACGGAGGAGCGCTCCATCGCCGAATGGCAGGTGGGACCCGAGAAGCCCCAAAATATAGTCTATCTCCAGAAAAGCGGCACCCTAGCCATTGGCTCCCGACAGCTTAAGGTGTACGACATCAAGACAAAGGAGCTGGTGGAAACATTCACCGGCCACTCGGGCGAAATAAACACCATAAGCAGCGTGGCGAGCACAGATGGCACTGAATTCGTTTTGACCACGGCCAAGATGGAGCGGGTTATCTGCTTCTGGAAGATCGACAAGAAGGGCAAGAACAAAGCCTCCGCCTGCACGCTCCTCATGGAGGATTTGGCCTACTGTCTGACCAGCGAAGTCCGCGACGATGGTCAGCTACGCGTGGCCAGTGTTACCCGCAATGGCATTATACACATTTACCTACTAAATGTAAACAGGTAAGTCAAGTGGTTATTTTTCGATATAAGTACTGAAAAACTATGTTTTACAGTTTATCCGCAGAGAAGTTCGTGAAACCCAAGGTTTCACTTCAAATCGTTTCTGATGGCACCGAAACAGTGGAACCCCTTCTAGCAGTGGCGGCCCACTTTGTGATTGACTCAAATCGCTCACACGAAATCCTTTTTGGCTACGGTAGTCGCCAACAACTGCAGTTTGAACGCTTTACTCCCAACTATGGCGAAAAACTAAACGTTATTGTGCGCGCCGATCCCAAAAAGCTCTATGCgaaaaagaaaggaaaggaGCTGCCGGGCTATCAGGCCGCCACCAAGGTCCAAAAGCCTATAGTAAACCAAAAAACTGTGGAGTACAACAGCGCCCTGCCCATCTCGCAGAAGAAAGTGCAAAACGAAGTGCCTATGGAAGCTCGACTGGAACATCTTAAAATACAAGGAACCAAACTAAGTGGTGGCAAGTTGTTGACGCAGAGCAAGACGCAGCTGCTAATGCAGGCATTACACAGCAAGGACCAGGCGTAAGGGATTTTCGAACAATGGAAATATATGTTTACCAATACGAGTGTGTTTTCAGAATGATACAAGCCGTTCTGAGTACTGAGGATCCAGACACGATACAGTTGACCTTGGATCGGCTACCGCTCGATTACGTGAATCCCCTGGTTAACGAACTTTCCATCCTCTTGCAAGGAAAGCACGCAAGGTGAGTTTTTCCAAAAGATCCCCgttgaattttttttcaaataggTTCTTTTCCAGTGTCCGTTCCGCCCTGCGTTGGCTGCACGCACTGGCCTCAACACACACTAGTGTCTTGATGTCCGAAGACAAAGAGGCTCTGCGCGAAAAACTGGGCGTTTGTCTCGGTGTGGCGGAGCAGCGCATGCACTGTCTATCGGAAGCTTTACGGTAAGTAAAATTGGGGGAttcaaaaaacacaaaattagGCGTTTAATagtgaaatgaaattcaataGCCGGATTTCTTGGTATTCTTCGTCTTGATATTATTCTTGGGCTTTTCGATGGTGCCGTGGCGACACTCCGAGATCGCAGCAAAAAAGGTCAGCTTCGTGTGCAGAATGGTGTCGATGTAGAAGCGCTGAAAAGTGAACGAATTAAGACATCTTTCGCCCAGGCCGTAGTAGAGCGTGTTGTAACCTTCAAAGCGGTAGGTGATCATCACGGGGTAGTGCTTCAGTAGAATCTTGGACAAGGAAATGATGAATCGCACTTTGGCGACGGCAAGAGGATTCGGACAACGAGGTGTTGGTCGAGAAAAATGGGCATCCACAAATAGAATGGTTCCTTTTTTGGGCACCTCGTGTCGAATCGGATTGCTGATCACCACGCACTTAGTGTCCGGCGACAGTTCCCAGCGACTGACGAAATCCCTAATGTCGGCAATGGCATTGGAGTATTCAAAGTCCCCAATGGTCAGCATCTTGCGTGCCAAGCCACTGGATACAGAGTCCGCGGAGGTGCCAAGACCACCCATGTAATGATTTGTGGTTGAGGGATCATCCTCACCGTTGGCCACAACGGAGTCAGTAAACGCTGAAGAGTCCATGCTGATAGAGGACATCTTTTGCCTTTTCGGAAAGTTGTAGATAAAAAGACCGCGCGGGTCTGACTCAATTATTGCCAACGCTTCGCAGATGGTGCCATCGATCAGGTCGACGATGCACTGCATATCAGCGTCATCGCAAATCGGCTTGTTGCACTGATTAATGAAGCTGGATACGCTGGGTATATTGGCAATGGGTAGGGCACCGCCTGGTCCCAGCGTTGGAAGGCCACTACCTTGACTCGATGGTTTCTTATAATGAATGTTGTCGAAGTGGTCCATACAGCTAGCGACATCATTGTTCAAAAGATCCATTTTCGGAATATGGCTACGACAAAATTTAGTTGTGTGTACTCCTTAGACTATTAACGtcatattttcaatataacTTTAACCACTTTTCAATGCCTTCTTTTCAGAATAACCGGTCGAGTCAACCTGATAATTAACCAGATGAAGCGCAACGCGGACAATCATCTCAACAATAACAAAGCTTTGTTCGTGGATGACGACCCAGGTAAGTTATCAACTAGTTTTTTCACAAGGCTCGAGGCTTAATTCACTTGCTTCCAGATGAGCCCACCCCCGCTGCTGAAGATACACTGTTGGCAGAGAACAACTGGAGCGATCTAGAGGAGGATCAGCCAGGCAGCCCAAAGAACATATTAGAAGATGCGCTGGTGGCCGACGACGACCTGGCGACCGACGATGGTAACGCCGACGCAGACACAGACTCTGACGTGTCAATGGATTAGACAGCCTCCTcttaatttaagtttaaatgcAATTCCTTAATTGTAGCGCCGCGAGAAAATAAATACCATTGTTTTCCAAACGCAGTCTTTTACATCgaattcataaatttttatttatggttttaaACTACATACGTGCAACAACGAATAGTGTGAGCCAATTCTTGGTCTAATTCCGACACGAGATTGTATCGATacgcaagcaaacaaacatgtCCAATTCATAAATAATGTTGAATAATGTACCAATAACAGGGGGCTTGTAGCTCGAGTATACGTAAGCGGCGGCTACTGAATAACGGCTCAGAAACTACTAACAATTAGAGCATTTGTGTAAacatttctatttaatttgcaacaaATAGCCGGACATGATTACTTCCAATTGGCTTTGATGAAGTTAATTAAGCCGTTCGTGGAACTGTCGTGCGTGGAGACCTCGTTGCAGTGATCCAGCTCCGGCTCGATGGCCTTGGCCAACTGCTTGCCCAGCTCCACACCCCATTGGTCGAACGAGTTGATGTCCCAAATGATGCCCTGAACGAAGATCTTGTGCTCGTACAGCGCtgaaaaatcaattgaatCAATCAATTAGGTTTTGTGAGCTAGAGCAGAGAGACGTACCAATCAACGCGCCCAGGGTGAAAGGTGAGACCTTCTTCACCACAATCGAGTTTGTGGGCCGGTTGCCAACGAACACCTTGTGGGGCAACAAGTTGTCCAGCTCGTTGCCGCACAGACCAGCCTTGGAAAGCTCAGCCCTTGCCTCGTCGACCGTCTTTCCGGCCATTAGAGCCTCCGTCTGGGCAAGGAAATTCGACAAAAGAATCTTGTGATGCTTGCCGCCGGCAATGGGATTGTGTGTCTGGGCGGGAGCGATAAAGTCGCAAGGGATCAGCCGGGTGCCCTGGTGGATGAGCTGGTAGAAGGCGTGCTGGCCGTTGGTGCCCGGCTCGCCCCATACAATCGGACCAGTGCTGTACTTCACAGCCTTTCCCGCCTTGCTGACGAACTTGCCGTTGCTCTCCATATCGCCCTGTTGGAAGTAGGCGGCAAACCGATGCAAGTACTGATCGTAGGGAAGGAGGGCATGTGTTTCTGCCTTGAAAAAGTTCGAGTACCAAACGCCGAGCAACGCCAGGATAACGGGAGCCTGAGAAACCAATAACGTGGTTagctatttttgtttaactCCTTTAGTTGAACCTTACATTTTTCTCCAATGGTGTCGTCCTGAAATGGTTGTCCATGTAATGAGCTCCATCCAACAGCTGCTCAAAGTTTTCAAAGCCAATGGACAGACAGATTGACAGCCCGATGGCCGACCACAGGGAGTAGCGTCCGCCCACCCAATCCCAAAAACCGAACATATTGGTGCTGTCAATGCCGAATTCGGTGACCTTTTCCTTATTAGTCGACAGGGCCACAAAGTGCTTTGCCACGGACTCAGGCtaaaacgaaaccaaaatagtttaaaatataGGTCACATAGAAGTGCAATGATGTAACTATTTGCTTTGGTGGCGTTatcttttttacatttaaaacaaCTTGTATTTCGTATTGGGAAAATTGTATAAGAATATTAAATCCGATTGAG from Drosophila yakuba strain Tai18E2 chromosome 2L, Prin_Dyak_Tai18E2_2.1, whole genome shotgun sequence includes these protein-coding regions:
- the LOC6528652 gene encoding uncharacterized protein LOC6528652 isoform X1, which codes for MFVPETEDMLPRLAPRPSAAVPMGHTNEIIGPTVPEVSILFGQPPQDPQMQAQQSHQESSPRAAPTFASWKKQMLPRVNFSPILATELGPRTAPSSNSPCSSKEYLVMPRDRHYAGDAQQTTNQLNCNAGGYNAEPKPQVYQSRRLSSSSNADVLTICAGTQTDPFNPSPPRNSLPQVVYSDIDVSNLANKSDLSALVSLVESMRHEQQQLRNLCELILQQQQPAKPEGISKASSTTASQCDILTTNNAGRRLSPIIQDYIAEEEEPLPSPQARVIPQFPSPRPNPPIAQSTGYRAITPQAKRIPQLAKPNTEKSLVMNELALKYLRQPVDELMKEMRLGASPKSPNPEPLRQIDNISHSQSPNDISNASYKYLKKYRLLPEEQLEQVNPQSPRASSPHIQLDLENIRNQPKLL
- the LOC6528652 gene encoding uncharacterized protein LOC6528652 isoform X2 — translated: MFVPETEDMLPRLAPRPSAAVPMGHTNEIIGPTVPEVSILFGQPPQDPQMQAQQSHQESSPRAAPTFASWKKQMLPRVNFSPILATELGPRTAPSSNSPCSSKEYLVMPRDRHYAGDAQQTTNQLNCNAGGYNAEPKPQVYQSRRLSSSSNADVLTICAGTQTDPFNPSPPRNSLPQVVYSDIDVSNLANKSDLSALVSLVESMRHEQQQLRNLCELILQQQQPAKPEGISKASSTTASQCDILTTNNGRRLSPIIQDYIAEEEEPLPSPQARVIPQFPSPRPNPPIAQSTGYRAITPQAKRIPQLAKPNTEKSLVMNELALKYLRQPVDELMKEMRLGASPKSPNPEPLRQIDNISHSQSPNDISNASYKYLKKYRLLPEEQLEQVNPQSPRASSPHIQLDLENIRNQPKLL
- the LOC6528653 gene encoding uncharacterized protein LOC6528653; the encoded protein is MPVLEHIEAMAETPTPAGNSPAQADDDTPPQAVRELTQTDYLNRRLLKSLLENMQATEVLAQENGNGSNEEDNEFEE
- the LOC6528654 gene encoding MRG/MORF4L-binding protein; its protein translation is MMAKDKGLAVAASAAPLPAPIDHEWSAEEELQLFHAMEGLRPVGINKHFYMSCIVQRLSKSLNREMPSELIWRHLGTMYKLKELDDLESLPFPNEEREFSLPEKDYGTLQTKKTVELHANEESGEAQSALPTTETNGKAPLATKAPVPANSAKEGDKKHVSKPQEQLPKRPAKRTRGSMSNESISPSTTPPPVQTNKRRRI
- the LOC6528655 gene encoding guanine nucleotide-binding protein subunit gamma-1, which translates into the protein MDVMSSSLQQQRVVVEQLRREAAIDRQTISESCAKMMKYITEHEQEDYLLTGFTSQKVNPFREKSSCTVL
- the LOC6528656 gene encoding T-complex protein 1 subunit theta, whose amino-acid sequence is MALSVPKAPGVSQMLKDGARMYSGLEEAVFRNISACKEFAQTMRSAYGPNGMNKMIINHIEKQFVTSDAGTIMRELDVEHPAAKLIVMASQMQDAEVGDGTNFVVVLAGALLESAEELLRLGITTAEISDGYEKALEKALEILPTLVSHKIEDYRNVEKVKEVLRTSIMSKQYGQEDFLNDLVSKACVSILPDEGTFNVDNIRICKILGSGLTKSEVVRGMVFKRFVEGDVTYAEKAKIVIFSCPVDIIQTETKGTVLIKSADELLSFSSGEESLLESQIKAIAETGVKVVVAGGKVGDMALHFLNKYGLMAVRLNSKFDLRRLSRSVNATVLPRITTPSQEELGYCDKVCIEELGDTTIVAFRNEGKDSRIATVVIRGATDNFMDDIERALDDAVNNFKCLTRDGRYLPGAGATEIELATQLSAYADTLPGLDQYAVRKFANALEVFPKALAENSGINGTDIVNQLYLAHNSEAGKTIGFDIEAEKASTIDTTKAKLFDLYQAKFWGLKYAVGAAATILKVDQIIMAKRAGGPKPRQAAGSDDES